A single genomic interval of Anser cygnoides isolate HZ-2024a breed goose chromosome 7, Taihu_goose_T2T_genome, whole genome shotgun sequence harbors:
- the AS3MT gene encoding arsenite methyltransferase — protein MAAPCGEQIPREWIPQEQIHREVQDYYGKELQKSEDLKTNACVTSARPVPKAIRDALERVHEEVVARYYGCGLVVPECLTACRILDLGSGSGRDCYLLSQLVGERGHVTGIDMTEGQVEVAKKHIAYHMEKFGYQKPNVDFLQGYMEKLGDAGLADESYDIVISNCVINLAPDKRAVLREAYRVLKPGGEMYFSDVYASQRLSEAVRKHRVLWGECLAGALFWGDLYSIAEEVGFSPPRLVTASPITIGDKELEGVVGDCRFVSATFRLFKVPGSSRAGPGQVIYNGGIVGHERELVFDANFTFKEGEAVDVDAETAAVLRSSRFAEEFLIRAGGAAAAAPQGCCGGSVKEKICDPFLLLEKLAAPAPACGPAGACGPRGCC, from the exons A TGGCTGCGCCGTGTGGGGAGCAGATCCCCCGCGAGTGGATCCCCCAGGAGCAGATCCACCGCGAGGTGCAG GATTACTATGGCAAAGAGCTGCAGAAGTCGGAGGACCTGAAAACCAATGCTTGCGTCACCTCGGCCAGGCCGGTCCCCAAGGCGATCAGAGATGCTCTGGAGCGTGTCcacgaggaggtggtggccaG GTACTATGGCTGTGGTCTGGTCGTCCCCGAGTGCCTGACGGCGTGCAGGATCCTGGACctgggcagcggcagcggcaggGACTGCTACCTGCTGAGCCAGCTGGTTGGGGAGCGGGGCCACGTCACCGGCATCGACATGACCGAGGGCCAG GTCGAGGTGGCAAAGAAGCACATCGCGTATCACATGGAGAAGTTTGGCTACCAAAAGCCGAACGTGGACTTCCTCCAGGGCTACATGGAGAAGCTGGGTGATGCCGGGCTGGCCGATGAGAGCTACGATATCGTCAT ctccaaCTGCGTGATCAACCTCGCCCCCGACAAGAGAGCCGTGCTGCGGGAGGCCTATCGCGTGCTGAAG CCCGGCGGAGAGATGTACTTCAGCGACGTCTACGCCAGCCAGCGCCTGAGCGAGGCCGTGAGGAAGcacagggtgctgtggg GGGAGTGCCTGGCGGGAGCCCTGTTTTGGGGAGACCTGTACAGCATCGCCGAGGAGGTGGGCTTCAGCCCCCCGCGCCTGGTCACCGCCAGCCCCATCACCATCGGGGACAAGGAGCTGGAGGGCGTCGTCG GGGACTGCCGCTTCGTCTCCGCCACATTTCGGCTCTTCAAGGTGCCGGGGagcagccgggccgggccgggccaggTCATCTACAATGGTGGGATCGTGGGACACGAGCGAGAGCTGGTGTTTGACGCCAACTTCACCTTCAAG GAAGGAGAGGCGGTGGATGTGGATGCCGAGACAGCCGCGGTACTGCGCAGCTCCAGGTTTGCGGAGGAGTTCCTCATCCGAgccggcggggccgccgccgccgcacccCAGGGCTGCTGTGGCGGGAGCGTGAAG GAGAAGATCTGCGaccccttcctgctgctggagaagctggcGGCCCCGGCTCCTGCCTGCGGTCCCGCTGGCGCCTGcgggccccggggctgctgctga